A genomic segment from Pediococcus acidilactici encodes:
- a CDS encoding ASCH domain-containing protein has protein sequence MATPVETMWQAFTEQSGVKEDRFQTRWFGPQDQPAEIDRLNALILKGQKRATTKPLAYYSAEQEAIPQAGDYFVLLDGQMKPVAIIQTVVSELIPFLRVSAEHAYNEGEGDRSLEDWRERSLHKFENLMANYDNQFSTDDPVVTELFEVVYRR, from the coding sequence ATGGCAACACCAGTTGAAACAATGTGGCAAGCATTTACCGAACAAAGTGGCGTTAAGGAGGATCGTTTTCAAACACGATGGTTTGGTCCCCAAGACCAGCCCGCAGAAATCGACCGGCTAAACGCCTTGATTCTCAAAGGGCAAAAGCGTGCAACCACTAAACCGTTAGCTTATTATTCCGCCGAACAAGAAGCCATTCCCCAAGCAGGAGATTATTTTGTGCTTCTAGACGGACAGATGAAACCCGTTGCGATAATCCAAACCGTCGTTTCTGAATTAATCCCCTTCTTAAGGGTTTCTGCCGAACATGCTTATAACGAAGGTGAAGGAGATCGCAGCCTCGAAGATTGGCGTGAACGTAGCCTGCATAAATTTGAAAACTTAATGGCTAATTACGATAATCAATTTTCAACCGATGATCCAGTTGTAACCGAGTTATTCGAAGTGGTTTATCGCCGTTAA
- a CDS encoding ABC transporter, which translates to MKNKMKGYGLLTVLNLRRDRLNIGVWVLVLAGLMASVAFKFETLYGTRQAIATIKSTLDTPAMQAFFGTFKTPLKTSGDLFATEMLIFMAIAMIAMNIYFAIRATRAEEDRGQTELLVAHDVGSWSIILAAFTELLIIDAATGVLYSFAIQFSSMAGVNANGAWLIGLSLAAMGLLFGVIGLLMAQIFDNARSATIASYLIFGAMYVARMFTDLKAPDHTWWIPMGWIEKIDAFHGNNWTPVFLTLGLGIIMGLVGLGINQRRDVGSGIFKGSTGRARATWTLRGPLTLIERLQRHGNWIWLIALFVLGGMLGSIFNTVGDILKSNPTMQLVMQKSAVRSANHQILLNFISIIGMIMAVLGTIPAVMGVNKLHSDQQHGYLENVYAKAVSRNHLMTAYVVNAVGIGILGFAAGLLGVYIAGNLALSQGDISFTAYVKTFVAFAPTIILTIGLAVCFNGIAPKLNGVTWLYLGYAFFTSYLGGLLKLPDWTKQLTGLGWTKMVPLDQVNYNYVLVLTALGVGLMLVGYGGFNHRDLA; encoded by the coding sequence ATGAAAAATAAAATGAAGGGTTATGGTCTCTTAACGGTGTTAAATTTGCGTCGTGACCGTTTAAACATTGGCGTATGGGTTTTAGTATTAGCGGGGCTGATGGCCAGCGTGGCATTTAAATTTGAAACGTTATACGGAACTCGCCAAGCGATTGCAACAATCAAGTCGACCCTTGATACGCCAGCAATGCAAGCTTTCTTTGGTACCTTTAAGACACCGCTAAAAACCAGTGGAGATCTCTTTGCAACTGAAATGCTGATATTTATGGCAATCGCGATGATTGCAATGAACATTTATTTTGCAATTCGCGCCACGCGTGCAGAAGAGGATCGGGGGCAGACGGAATTACTAGTAGCGCACGATGTTGGAAGCTGGTCAATAATTTTGGCAGCATTCACGGAATTACTCATAATTGACGCGGCGACGGGCGTACTATATAGCTTTGCGATTCAATTTAGCTCTATGGCAGGAGTGAACGCGAATGGTGCGTGGCTGATTGGGCTAAGTTTGGCAGCGATGGGATTATTATTTGGCGTCATTGGTTTATTAATGGCCCAAATTTTCGACAACGCTCGTTCTGCGACGATTGCTAGCTACTTGATTTTTGGGGCGATGTACGTTGCCCGTATGTTTACCGATCTCAAGGCTCCGGACCACACTTGGTGGATTCCCATGGGGTGGATTGAAAAAATTGATGCTTTTCATGGCAACAATTGGACTCCAGTTTTCTTAACGTTAGGTTTAGGAATCATCATGGGGTTAGTGGGCTTAGGAATTAATCAACGGCGAGATGTGGGATCTGGCATTTTTAAGGGATCAACGGGCCGGGCCCGGGCGACGTGGACTTTACGTGGGCCCCTCACGTTAATTGAACGATTACAACGGCACGGCAACTGGATCTGGCTGATTGCATTATTTGTCCTAGGAGGAATGTTAGGTTCAATATTTAACACGGTGGGGGACATTCTAAAATCTAACCCGACCATGCAGCTAGTTATGCAAAAGTCGGCGGTGCGCAGTGCTAATCACCAGATTTTGCTTAACTTTATTTCAATTATCGGGATGATTATGGCCGTTTTAGGAACGATTCCAGCGGTGATGGGGGTTAACAAGCTGCATAGTGACCAGCAACACGGGTATCTGGAAAATGTCTATGCTAAGGCGGTTTCACGAAATCATTTAATGACCGCTTACGTGGTCAACGCGGTAGGAATTGGGATTCTGGGATTTGCAGCAGGATTGCTCGGTGTTTACATCGCGGGAAATTTAGCGCTGTCCCAAGGCGATATTAGTTTTACAGCGTACGTAAAGACTTTTGTGGCCTTTGCCCCGACAATTATTTTGACCATTGGATTAGCGGTTTGTTTCAATGGGATAGCTCCAAAGTTAAATGGGGTTACCTGGCTGTATTTAGGCTACGCATTTTTTACCAGTTATCTCGGTGGTTTACTTAAATTACCGGATTGGACTAAACAACTTACCGGATTAGGATGGACCAAAATGGTTCCTTTAGACCAGGTTAATTACAATTACGTGTTGGTTTTGACGGCGTTGGGAGTAGGATTAATGCTGGTTGGGTACGGAGGATTTAACCATCGCGACCTCGCTTAA
- a CDS encoding Cof-type HAD-IIB family hydrolase — MKPHLVFMDIDGTLIDNHQNVLPATKQAIERLQQEGVIFYIATGRMLSLAKLIQKKINNDVEIIASNGSVYQKGHHIHQEHLGWNALKAIYQITMDLGLSTNFFTTEMTYYTNKKPWRLSRLARVRVVADKMGNRGFEKIQDLDHLRQLSSQIINGITIDDEPSARLQEAKERLMATKLLAVSSSSPNNLELIPRRISKATAVRAIMDKYQIPVERTLAFGNDMNDLEMIRAVGTGVAMGNSPELLKKEADAVTESNLENGIGKFLERYFNLESGSPWATSED; from the coding sequence GTGAAACCACATTTAGTATTTATGGATATTGACGGAACGTTGATTGACAATCACCAAAACGTTTTACCAGCAACCAAACAGGCAATTGAACGACTCCAACAAGAGGGCGTAATTTTTTACATTGCCACTGGGCGGATGCTGTCGTTAGCAAAATTAATCCAGAAAAAAATCAACAACGATGTTGAAATTATTGCTTCAAACGGATCGGTTTACCAAAAAGGACACCATATCCACCAGGAGCATCTGGGATGGAACGCGTTGAAGGCCATCTACCAAATCACGATGGACTTAGGACTTTCGACAAATTTTTTCACCACCGAAATGACCTACTATACTAACAAAAAGCCGTGGCGCTTAAGTCGGTTAGCGCGGGTCCGCGTGGTGGCGGATAAAATGGGGAACCGGGGTTTTGAAAAGATTCAGGATTTAGACCACTTGCGGCAATTAAGCAGCCAAATTATTAATGGTATCACGATTGACGATGAGCCCTCCGCGCGTTTACAAGAGGCGAAGGAACGCTTAATGGCAACCAAATTGCTAGCAGTGTCGTCTTCTTCGCCAAATAACTTGGAATTAATTCCAAGAAGAATTTCAAAGGCTACGGCGGTCCGTGCGATTATGGATAAGTACCAGATTCCAGTGGAAAGGACGCTGGCTTTCGGCAACGATATGAATGATTTGGAAATGATCCGCGCGGTAGGAACTGGGGTAGCAATGGGGAATAGCCCAGAGCTACTAAAAAAAGAAGCGGATGCGGTGACGGAAAGTAATTTAGAAAATGGAATAGGAAAATTTTTGGAGAGGTATTTTAACTTAGAGAGTGGAAGCCCCTGGGCAACTTCTGAGGATTAA
- a CDS encoding MFS transporter encodes MNKLQRLRSQLSSADYRHVIVLILGMLTMLVGEFSTTLPIAEILRNFDNGGTTVQLVNILPLAILALMYPLGPVWLQKRTVSTLFRDSLKVFIIGTVIIGLAYTLPLMLVGRIIQAVGCGMMLPMFATLISALLPEDSRFSDFNQLEDIITGVATIVALVLTGLSFFAFHAWQWANLLVILGSLIVYGMANEIEIDLEVQEYSVEWVNFVLSSGLLLLIGGMVLLTKTGLALAGWWRWFFLVSALICLGLYVWREWRVKNPLIDFKGLLDVRYLRAVFLQGIGAASFASLLVIGVLYLRQGLHYATWAIGLSLIPGIVVRLVVHHGTVTLLQPVSMVKRIRLATGIMMLGWGCLAIFSTYLNLLLFVILTMLIEAGHGILIQVGKRLNQRPHSRRLINMADIFAGQFKLMATSLILTVLSVVLQNVTESWSFSGLPGQLSSLAGYRAAFFVFFIITILSWLVTMIAGRNYNLSKHIVK; translated from the coding sequence ATGAATAAACTGCAACGTTTACGTAGTCAGCTGAGTAGTGCGGACTACCGTCACGTTATCGTCCTAATATTAGGGATGTTAACCATGCTGGTAGGCGAATTTAGCACTACTTTGCCAATTGCGGAAATTTTACGCAATTTTGATAACGGCGGAACTACCGTCCAACTGGTGAACATCTTGCCCTTAGCTATTTTAGCATTGATGTATCCATTAGGACCGGTATGGTTACAAAAACGGACGGTTTCCACGCTATTTAGAGATTCACTAAAAGTTTTTATCATTGGGACGGTCATCATTGGCCTGGCCTACACGTTACCCCTCATGCTAGTGGGTAGAATTATTCAAGCCGTGGGTTGCGGGATGATGCTGCCCATGTTTGCCACTTTGATTAGCGCCCTCCTCCCTGAGGATAGTCGTTTTAGTGATTTTAATCAACTCGAAGATATTATTACCGGAGTAGCTACCATTGTGGCGTTGGTACTAACTGGGTTGAGTTTTTTTGCTTTTCACGCCTGGCAATGGGCTAACTTATTAGTGATTTTGGGAAGCCTCATTGTCTATGGTATGGCAAACGAAATCGAGATTGATCTTGAAGTCCAAGAATACAGCGTTGAATGGGTCAATTTTGTTCTTTCTAGCGGGTTGCTATTACTAATCGGCGGAATGGTTTTGCTCACGAAAACGGGCTTAGCGTTAGCCGGTTGGTGGCGGTGGTTCTTTTTGGTTAGCGCATTGATTTGCTTAGGGCTGTACGTTTGGCGTGAATGGCGAGTTAAGAACCCGTTAATCGATTTTAAAGGCTTGCTAGACGTGCGCTATTTGCGAGCGGTGTTCTTACAAGGAATTGGCGCGGCATCCTTTGCAAGTTTGCTAGTAATTGGGGTATTGTATTTACGCCAGGGGCTTCACTACGCAACGTGGGCGATCGGGTTGTCGTTGATTCCGGGGATTGTGGTTCGATTGGTAGTCCACCACGGCACCGTAACGTTATTACAACCAGTTTCCATGGTGAAGCGAATTCGACTAGCAACCGGCATCATGATGTTAGGCTGGGGTTGCTTGGCGATTTTTTCTACATACCTAAACTTACTGTTGTTTGTAATCTTAACCATGTTGATTGAAGCAGGGCACGGAATCTTAATTCAAGTTGGCAAACGACTTAACCAGCGGCCACATTCCCGTAGGTTGATTAACATGGCCGACATTTTTGCTGGCCAATTTAAGTTAATGGCAACCAGCTTGATTTTGACAGTATTGTCCGTCGTTTTACAAAACGTAACCGAGAGTTGGTCGTTTTCTGGGCTTCCGGGACAGTTGTCTTCATTAGCGGGTTATCGGGCGGCATTTTTTGTCTTTTTTATCATTACCATTTTAAGCTGGCTAGTCACCATGATTGCGGGCCGTAACTATAACTTGAGTAAACATATTGTGAAGTAG
- a CDS encoding tyrosine-protein phosphatase has product MNPERILNLPHAVNLRELGGYQNINNQTIKWRKLLRSGELSRLNEHDGDILANYGLKYDIDLRSPSEVTWRPDRVPTGTIVRSYPVYPIRDGETSDIPTNQHLQYQSHVEAMYDPYLVMVLNEHARLAFRQMFIDLLANDQENESLLFHCAAGKDRTGVAGMLIMAALQVPYRTIREDYLLTNLVYSRRDPNELRKQIANRHANQLIQKMNSVFSVAAASLDRAHQLIIDRFGNWDHYFKEALELSETDLKDLRRIYLEKD; this is encoded by the coding sequence ATGAACCCCGAACGAATTTTGAACCTCCCCCACGCCGTGAACCTGCGAGAACTCGGTGGCTACCAAAATATTAATAATCAGACTATCAAATGGCGAAAACTTTTACGTTCCGGTGAATTATCCCGCCTTAACGAACATGATGGCGACATTTTAGCCAATTATGGTCTAAAGTACGACATTGATTTACGTTCTCCTTCCGAAGTAACTTGGCGCCCGGATCGTGTTCCTACGGGGACCATTGTCCGTTCTTACCCGGTTTATCCAATTCGGGACGGCGAAACTTCAGACATTCCAACTAACCAGCATTTACAATACCAATCTCACGTAGAAGCCATGTACGACCCCTACTTGGTAATGGTACTTAACGAACACGCACGTTTAGCGTTCCGCCAAATGTTCATTGATCTCTTAGCTAACGACCAGGAAAACGAATCGCTCCTATTTCACTGTGCAGCCGGCAAGGACCGTACTGGGGTGGCCGGAATGCTAATTATGGCGGCACTTCAAGTTCCCTACCGCACCATTCGGGAAGACTATCTATTGACTAATTTAGTTTATAGCCGGCGCGATCCGAATGAGTTACGCAAACAAATTGCCAACCGGCACGCTAACCAGCTAATCCAAAAGATGAACAGCGTCTTTTCCGTTGCCGCAGCTAGTTTGGACCGCGCTCATCAACTAATCATCGATCGATTCGGTAACTGGGACCATTATTTCAAGGAAGCTTTAGAATTAAGTGAAACTGACCTAAAGGACCTTCGTCGAATTTACCTTGAGAAGGACTAA
- a CDS encoding ABC transporter ATP-binding protein: MNAKKVLDVQQIQKNFGKVHALRNVTFQVSRGEVFGFIGPNGAGKTTTIRVILGIIKASAGKATMFNQDVWQNRVAIHRRLAYVPGDVYLWPNLTGGEIIDLFLKMNGEKHSKRTDELIERFDLDPKKKARTYSKGNRQKVALIAAFSQEAECYIFDEPTSGLDPLMEEIFQEEVLKLKNEGKAILLSSHILSEVERMCDRIAIIREGTIIEQGTLDEMRHLTRTQITVTTSDDAEIVKNISGVHGFSIDQRTPKKISFSVDTEAVGEVMRVLTEKNILAIQSTPPTLEDLFLRYYKQGSDQRKVTDHEK; the protein is encoded by the coding sequence ATGAATGCAAAAAAGGTATTAGACGTGCAACAAATCCAAAAGAACTTTGGTAAAGTCCACGCGTTGCGAAACGTTACCTTTCAAGTGAGCCGCGGCGAAGTTTTTGGCTTTATTGGACCCAATGGTGCGGGAAAAACGACAACAATTCGGGTGATTTTGGGGATTATTAAGGCAAGTGCAGGAAAAGCTACCATGTTTAACCAGGATGTTTGGCAAAATCGAGTGGCAATTCATCGTAGACTTGCTTACGTACCAGGTGATGTATATTTGTGGCCAAATCTGACTGGTGGCGAAATCATTGATTTATTCCTAAAAATGAACGGCGAAAAACACTCTAAGCGGACTGATGAATTAATTGAACGTTTTGATTTGGACCCGAAGAAAAAGGCGCGGACTTATTCAAAAGGAAATCGGCAAAAAGTGGCGTTAATTGCGGCTTTCTCCCAGGAAGCGGAGTGTTACATTTTTGATGAACCCACCTCGGGGCTAGATCCCTTGATGGAAGAGATTTTTCAAGAGGAAGTGTTAAAACTTAAGAACGAAGGAAAGGCAATTCTATTGTCTAGCCACATATTATCTGAAGTGGAGCGGATGTGTGATCGAATTGCAATTATCCGCGAAGGTACCATTATTGAACAAGGAACTTTAGATGAAATGCGGCACCTCACCCGCACTCAAATCACCGTCACGACCAGCGACGATGCTGAAATAGTCAAGAACATTTCTGGAGTGCATGGGTTTAGCATTGACCAACGAACTCCCAAAAAAATTAGTTTTTCTGTTGATACAGAAGCCGTGGGCGAAGTGATGAGGGTGTTAACGGAGAAAAATATTTTAGCAATTCAAAGCACCCCACCAACTTTAGAAGACCTATTCCTGAGATACTACAAGCAAGGCTCGGACCAACGTAAGGTGACTGATCATGAAAAATAA
- the nrdI gene encoding class Ib ribonucleoside-diphosphate reductase assembly flavoprotein NrdI encodes MKNEIHLLYISIAGNTQSFVDDLSDYAEKMHQQDPKNPLIFAKEITDETEFADEEIPYFAFVPTYLDGGNGIDNGVKELMTNVLGEYIAYHHNRELCLGVVGSGNRNFNEQYCLTARRYARDYGFEMIDNYELRGTTKDCERIYANMAERVEEEINV; translated from the coding sequence ATGAAAAATGAAATTCACCTTTTGTACATCTCGATTGCGGGTAATACGCAATCTTTCGTCGACGATTTAAGTGACTACGCCGAAAAAATGCACCAGCAAGACCCAAAAAATCCTTTAATTTTCGCAAAGGAAATTACGGACGAAACGGAATTTGCTGACGAAGAAATCCCCTATTTCGCCTTCGTCCCCACCTACTTGGATGGCGGCAACGGTATTGATAACGGCGTTAAGGAGCTAATGACCAACGTGCTGGGTGAATACATTGCCTACCATCACAACCGCGAATTATGTCTTGGGGTAGTGGGTAGCGGCAACCGCAACTTTAACGAACAGTATTGCCTAACAGCCCGCCGTTACGCTCGAGACTACGGTTTTGAAATGATCGACAATTATGAACTCCGGGGCACCACCAAAGACTGTGAACGAATTTACGCTAACATGGCAGAACGTGTCGAAGAAGAAATTAATGTATAA
- a CDS encoding YihY/virulence factor BrkB family protein yields the protein MVNNSIVLAYYLLLSFFPLVMLLGTLLPLFQIRVNTVLEYIETAVPETIYNITEPIVKDFLGSGNGELFSFSLLMTVFSASQAVAAFQRTVNRAYGVAKYQNPIINRVVSFFLTVVIIAIMAVLVFLFSFGQTLVSYLTPILNLPTHLFALVGQLKWPVTIVGLFVGLSLLYYLVPNAKIRFKYVIPGSIFATVGTMVLSQVFSFYLRIFARSVTSYKTLGTFIAIMFWLNFSAMIIMFGGVLNATWQELREGKIIETAGSLRKVVGKYKINIHK from the coding sequence GTGGTAAATAATTCGATCGTATTAGCGTATTATTTACTGCTTTCCTTTTTTCCCTTAGTAATGCTGTTGGGAACTTTATTACCACTGTTTCAAATCCGGGTAAATACCGTTTTAGAGTACATAGAAACCGCCGTGCCGGAGACCATTTATAACATTACCGAGCCAATCGTTAAAGATTTTTTAGGCTCCGGAAATGGCGAATTATTCTCGTTTAGTTTGCTAATGACGGTTTTTTCAGCTAGCCAAGCGGTTGCAGCGTTTCAGCGAACCGTTAACCGTGCTTACGGGGTTGCTAAATACCAAAACCCAATCATTAACCGGGTGGTTTCCTTTTTTCTTACGGTAGTGATTATTGCGATTATGGCGGTGCTGGTCTTCCTATTTAGTTTTGGTCAAACGTTGGTTAGTTATTTAACGCCCATTCTTAATTTACCGACCCATCTATTTGCGCTAGTCGGCCAATTGAAGTGGCCGGTTACCATTGTCGGTCTATTCGTGGGACTATCCTTGCTATATTACCTAGTACCTAACGCTAAGATTCGTTTTAAGTACGTGATTCCAGGATCGATATTTGCGACGGTCGGTACGATGGTCTTGTCCCAAGTCTTTTCCTTTTACTTGAGGATTTTTGCCCGTTCCGTCACGAGCTATAAAACTTTAGGAACCTTTATTGCCATCATGTTCTGGTTAAACTTTTCAGCAATGATTATCATGTTTGGTGGAGTACTGAACGCTACGTGGCAAGAATTGCGCGAAGGCAAAATCATCGAAACTGCCGGTAGTTTACGCAAAGTGGTTGGAAAATATAAAATTAACATTCATAAATAA
- a CDS encoding tyrosine-protein phosphatase — MERARLLPIATGLNFRELGGYKTLDGKTIKWNKIVRSGRLSGLSQTDLDFLAKYPIKYDVDFRSPEEKSQAPDQVPAGAKYTFDPVFPVDETQSTKQTSDLQRKMNYDPTSGLVEMRRVYRDVINQSHAQKAYRKFFDVLLANSDEDSALLFHCTAGKDRTGMGAVFLLSALNVDEDTIRADYLLTNRAIKSRIDNLAMDLKLQNKNSAFIQSAKALQSVNISYYNSAMEAIKKLSGSTQNYLKEYLHLTDHDLADLRKIYLE; from the coding sequence ATGGAACGTGCAAGACTCTTACCAATCGCAACTGGCTTAAACTTCCGCGAACTTGGCGGTTATAAAACCCTTGATGGCAAAACGATTAAGTGGAACAAAATCGTTCGGTCGGGACGCTTATCGGGCTTATCCCAAACGGACCTAGACTTTTTAGCTAAATACCCCATCAAATACGACGTGGATTTCCGTTCTCCCGAAGAAAAAAGTCAAGCGCCGGACCAAGTCCCTGCCGGAGCAAAATACACCTTCGATCCGGTATTTCCGGTTGACGAAACCCAAAGTACTAAACAAACTAGCGATTTGCAACGTAAAATGAACTATGATCCCACCAGCGGCCTAGTTGAAATGCGGCGCGTTTACCGTGACGTAATCAACCAATCCCACGCCCAAAAAGCATACCGCAAATTTTTTGACGTTTTACTAGCAAATAGTGACGAAGATTCCGCCCTCCTTTTCCACTGTACTGCAGGAAAAGACCGGACCGGCATGGGGGCCGTTTTCCTCCTTTCCGCTCTTAACGTTGACGAAGATACGATCCGAGCCGATTATTTACTTACTAACCGGGCAATTAAATCTCGTATTGATAATTTAGCGATGGATTTAAAATTACAAAATAAAAATTCGGCCTTTATTCAAAGTGCCAAAGCGTTACAATCCGTCAACATTTCCTACTACAATTCCGCGATGGAAGCCATTAAAAAGCTTTCTGGCTCCACCCAAAACTATCTTAAGGAATATCTCCACTTAACGGATCATGACTTAGCGGATCTCCGAAAAATTTATTTGGAGTAA
- a CDS encoding transcriptional repressor: protein MAKNTIDEAIEHLRQKHIRITPQRRLVLEYLIQKRNHPTVETIFHALNSTTPNLSLATIYNTLKLLVDQGLVIELTSGEDGIHYDYYGHPHFHVICANCGKIIDVDYPEYAADLAKIDRVAATKTGFDIIANHVEVEGLCPECQKLTSPDSQ, encoded by the coding sequence ATGGCCAAAAATACAATCGATGAAGCAATTGAACATTTACGACAAAAGCATATTCGCATCACTCCTCAGCGTCGACTCGTTTTGGAATACCTAATTCAGAAAAGAAATCACCCTACCGTGGAAACTATTTTTCACGCGTTAAATTCCACCACCCCTAACCTCAGTTTGGCAACTATTTACAACACTTTGAAGTTGTTAGTTGACCAAGGATTGGTAATCGAACTGACTAGTGGTGAGGATGGCATCCACTATGACTACTATGGGCATCCACATTTCCACGTAATTTGCGCCAACTGTGGAAAAATTATTGACGTCGATTATCCTGAATATGCCGCTGATTTAGCCAAAATTGACCGAGTAGCCGCTACCAAAACTGGTTTTGACATTATTGCCAATCACGTTGAAGTGGAAGGGCTATGTCCTGAGTGCCAAAAACTCACTTCTCCCGATTCCCAATAA
- the pta gene encoding phosphate acetyltransferase has product MNLFETFKNKVKEQKRTLVLPEGEDQRVLGAAVRLANEELAKVIVLGSKANIQALAQKDNLDLANLQIIDPAEYPADEKQDMVDKLVERRKGKNTPEQAEKMLEDVNYFGTMLVYLGKADAMVSGAAHATSDTVRPALQIIKTKPGMRRISGAFLMQRGDERYVFGDSAINIDPDADTLAEIAIQSAETARSIGIDPKVALLSFSTKGSAAGEMVDKVVEATKLAKERDPQTPIDGELQFDAAFVPEVGKTKAPESDVAGHANVFIFPELQSGNIGYKIAQRLGGFEALGPVLQGLNAPISDLSRGASEEDVYKVSIVTLAQA; this is encoded by the coding sequence TTGAACTTATTTGAAACTTTTAAAAACAAAGTTAAAGAACAAAAACGGACGTTGGTTTTACCCGAAGGTGAAGATCAACGGGTGCTTGGAGCAGCAGTTCGTTTAGCTAATGAAGAATTGGCTAAGGTGATCGTGTTGGGCTCGAAGGCTAACATCCAGGCTTTAGCCCAAAAAGATAACCTTGACTTAGCTAACCTACAAATTATTGATCCTGCCGAATATCCTGCTGACGAAAAGCAAGATATGGTGGACAAGTTAGTTGAACGTCGGAAGGGTAAAAATACGCCGGAACAAGCTGAAAAAATGCTCGAAGACGTTAACTACTTTGGGACAATGTTGGTTTACCTTGGCAAGGCTGATGCAATGGTTTCTGGAGCAGCCCACGCAACTAGTGATACGGTTCGGCCAGCGTTGCAAATTATTAAGACTAAGCCAGGAATGCGGCGGATTAGTGGCGCCTTCCTTATGCAACGTGGTGATGAACGCTACGTCTTTGGGGACTCCGCAATTAACATCGATCCGGACGCAGATACGTTAGCAGAAATCGCCATCCAAAGTGCGGAAACTGCGCGTTCAATTGGAATTGATCCTAAGGTTGCGTTACTTAGCTTTTCTACAAAGGGCTCCGCTGCTGGTGAAATGGTTGATAAAGTTGTGGAAGCAACCAAGTTGGCTAAGGAACGCGATCCCCAAACCCCAATTGATGGAGAACTTCAATTTGATGCGGCCTTCGTGCCTGAAGTTGGGAAGACTAAGGCTCCTGAATCAGATGTAGCGGGCCACGCCAACGTCTTTATTTTCCCAGAATTGCAATCTGGTAACATCGGTTATAAGATTGCCCAACGACTGGGTGGCTTTGAAGCGTTAGGACCAGTACTCCAAGGTTTGAATGCACCAATTTCAGACCTTTCCCGGGGTGCTAGTGAAGAAGACGTTTATAAAGTATCCATCGTTACTTTAGCTCAAGCATAA